A genomic segment from Lutzomyia longipalpis isolate SR_M1_2022 chromosome 3, ASM2433408v1 encodes:
- the LOC129792595 gene encoding cell surface glycoprotein 1 has product MMRVLGVVALLALSGVVNGATIFRNAREVDAGVEQVIREEDVKPVILDDAPKIVEVIAEAPRKEEIPVVLEEGAKEIIAEEILPSEEMLVKSEVVPAIVAEIIREPAVAVEEIEVVNSVKSIPLEEPQRPEMPMEEEMREPAPEMPMEEEMREPAPEMPKEEIPLEMPREEIIIEMPKEEIPIEMPKEELREPEREMPKEEMKEPEPEMPKEELKEPEPEMPKEELRELESEMPKEELKESEPEMPLEEAPKPEAMPEEKPMEMPKEEEKLEKIPERFEEKPMEIKEQMRDDRRPDDIAENELKPQEMEMPKNMEEKLPEKMEESRPEMMMEEEKMEEKPLENMEEKPEERPQEEPEQKPEQLPIEEPKEMGREEPIREEKADEKEEEKLEEKPEEKPEEKLEEKPAEEKAEEPKEMGRDEPIREEPEMKPEEPKENPQPEEQPQEKPAETPEEKPQENPAEPEESPRQNEIPADADKPTPSTQRPGFIQSFQSSFENLINNNPIAQAIRGPGNQAQRPQDAVDDGTPSTQRPNLIEQFQNFINPNRPAAASQPQSDDAPAQQGNQNPIGAAFANVITAVQRPFQGITNFISGNQQAQAPEKVLKDNTNEDQPQPADEAKPAEELKPAEEEKPAEESQPAEEKQPAQESQPAEEAKPAEDLTQSPEAPENP; this is encoded by the coding sequence ATGATGCGAGTTCTTGGTGTTGTTGCACTCCTCGCACTCTCGGGTGTTGTGAATGGGGCCACAATTTTTCGGAATGCCCGAGAAGTGGATGCGGGAGTGGAACAAGTGATTAGAGAGGAAGATGTGAAGCCAGTGATACTCGATGATGCTCCCAAAATTGTGGAGGTCATTGCGGAGGCGCCGAGAAAGGAGGAGATTCCTGTTGTGTTGGAAGAGGGTGCCAAGGAAATCATTGCCGAAGAGATCCTCCCGTCAGAGGAGATGCTTGTGAAATCTGAAGTGGTACCAGCAATTGTGGCGGAAATTATCAGAGAGCCCGCTGTGGCTGTTGAGGAGATTGAAGTTGTGAACTCAGTGAAAAGTATACCTCTTGAGGAACCCCAGAGGCCAGAAATGCCAATGGAGGAAGAAATGAGAGAACCAGCCCCGGAGATGCCAATGGAGGAGGAAATGAGGGAACCTGCCCCGGAGATGCCCAAGGAAGAAATTCCCCTTGAGATGCCCAGGGAGGAAATTATTATTGAGATGCCCAAGGAAGAAATTCCTATTGAGATGCCCAAGGAAGAGCTTAGAGAACCTGAACGTGAAATGCCCAAAGAGGAAATGAAGGAACCTGAACCAGAAATGCCCAAGGAGGAACTTAAGGAACCCGAACCTGAGATGCCGAAAGAAGAACTCAGGGAATTGGAATCTGAGATGCCCAAGGAGGAGCTTAAGGAATCCGAACCAGAAATGCCTCTAGAGGAAGCACCAAAACCCGAAGCAATGCCCGAAGAAAAGCCTATGGAAATGCCAAAAGAGGAggaaaagcttgaaaaaatACCAGAACGTTTTGAGGAAAAACCTATGGAAATTAAGGAGCAAATGCGTGATGATAGGCGACCTGATGATATAGCTGAGAATGAACTGAAGCCTCAAGAGATGGAAATGCCTAAGAATATGGAGGAAAAATTACCTGAAAAAATGGAAGAATCCCGCCCGGAAATGATGATGGAAGAGGAGAAAATGGAAGAGAAACCACTAGAAAATATGGAAGAGAAACCCGAAGAGAGGCCACAGGAGGAACCAGAACAAAAGCCAGAGCAATTGCCAATTGAGGAACCAAAGGAAATGGGACGTGAGGAACCAATTAGAGAGGAGAAAGCAGATGAGaaggaagaggaaaaattagaagaaaaacccGAGGAAAAACCTGAGGAAAAGCTTGAGGAAAAACCAGCCGAGGAGAAGGCTGAGGAACCAAAAGAAATGGGTCGCGATGAACCAATTCGTGAGGAACCAGAAATGAAACCCGAGGAACCAAAGGAGAATCCTCAGCCAGAGGAACAACCTCAAGAAAAACCCGCTGAAACTCCCGAGGAGAAGCCACAGGAAAATCCTGCGGAACCTGAAGAGTCCCCAAGACAGAATGAGATTCCCGCTGATGCCGACAAACCCACCCCTTCAACTCAACGTCCAGGGTTCATTCAGTCATTTCAGAGCTCTTTTGAGAACCTCATAAACAACAACCCCATCGCTCAAGCAATCCGTGGGCCAGGCAATCAAGCTCAACGACCACAAGATGCCGTTGATGATGGTACACCCTCCACACAGCGCCCAAATCTCATTGAACAATTCCAGAACTTCATCAATCCCAACCGACCAGCTGCAGCATCTCAACCACAGAGTGATGATGCTCCAGCTCAGCAGGGAAATCAAAATCCCATCGGGGCTGCCTTTGCTAATGTCATCACTGCCGTCCAGAGACCATTCCAGGGCATTACGAATTTCATTTCGGGCAATCAACAAGCTCAAGCCCCCGAAAAGGTTCTCAAGGATAATACAAATGAAGACCAACCCCAGCCTGCTGATGAAGCTAAACCAGCCGAAGAGCTAAAACCTGCTGAGGAGGAAAAACCTGCCGAAGAGTCCCAACCTGCTGAAGAAAAGCAACCTGCTCAGGAGTCGCAACCCGCTGAGGAGGCCAAACCCGCCGAAGATCTCACACAATCCCCAGAGGCCCCTGAAAATCCCTAA